A window of Bacteroidales bacterium genomic DNA:
AGCTGCAGATTAATGTGATTGCTTAAGGGAAGTTGACAAGTAGGCAGTTGACAGTTGACAGTCATATGGTAGTGATCAGGATACCGATTTGATAAGAAAGCGATAAATCAAATATAGTTCAAGATGTGAAGCAATTAATTTCAATCATAATTGAATTTAATATTACATTTGTAGCATTCATCAATTACAATTGAAACAATGATATTCCCCTTCAGAAGTTATAAACCCAGGCCTCTCTATATTGAAAGAATAAAACCTTTCATCGGTTTGGATATTATCAAAGTGATTACAGGCCAACGGCGTGTTGGCAAGAGCTATTTGCTTTATCAGCTTATGGATATGATTAACATTACATACCCAGGCAGTACCATTGTATATCTGAACAAAGAGCTGGATGAATTTTCAGGTATCACCAATGATAAGGAATTGCTTGAGTTCGTATATCAAAACAAAGGGAAAACGGGTAAAACTTCTCTTTTCATTGATGAAATACAGGATATCACCGATTTCGAAAAAGCCCTGCGCAGCCTGCAAGCCGACGGCAGCTATGACATTTATTGCACCGGAAGTAATGCCAGTATGTTATCAGGCGAGTTGGCAACTTACCTCAGTGGCCGGTATGTTGAATTCAAAGTGTTCAGTCTTTCGTATCCAGAATTTCTGAGCTTCCACCAAAAAGAAGATTCCATTGAAACATTTACAGAATATCTCCAAAAAGGAGGGTTGCCTTATCTCATCCATTTGCCTGATGAACAGCATATTGTAAATGAATATCTCAGGAATATTTACAGTACAATTCTTTTTAAGGATGTTGTAACACGCTACGGAGTAAGAAACGTCCCCTTTCTTGAAAACCTGGTGCGGTTTCTTTGCGATAACACAGGGAGCCTTGTTTCGGCCAAAAAGATCAGTGATTTTCTGAAATCCCAACGCATCAACATCTCTACACAGGTTGTGTTGAATTATTTGGGATATCTTGAATCGGCGTTTTTTCTGTTCAAGGCAAACCGCTCTGATATTACCGGGAAAAAAATATTTGAAGTAGGCGAAAAATATTATTTCGAGGACCTTGGCCTGCGGAATTCAATCATTGGATACAAAGTTGCCGACATTGGTAAGATCCTTGAAAATATCGTGTATATTCACCTTAAGATTGCTGGATTTACTATCTATGTGGGAAAATCGGGGGATAAAGAGGTGGATTTTATTTGCGAAAAAAACGGAGAAAGGATTTATGTACAGGTTTGTTACCTGTTATCAAGCCAGGAAACGATCCAACGGGAATATGGCAGCCTGATGGAAATACCGGATAATTATCCCAAATACCTGGTGACTATGGATGATGTGGGTAAAACGACCAGTTACAAGGGTATAGAACATTTTCATGCAAAAGATTTTTGCTTGAATCTGATGGCAAAATGAAACCTGTGATTGACAAAACCCTCAGGGCTTATCTGAATTGTTTATCAAAACTGGCTGGAAGTTAAAAAAAACTACCACAATTTTATAATTTTCTTCGCCATCTTAATGACCTTCCCCAGGGTTTCCAACCCTCGGGTTGGAAACCCTTCCTTTCCTCACGATAATAGCTGATTGTCCGCTCCAATGCCTCCTCATGGCTGTATTTCGGCTTAAACCCGAAATCGCGCCGGAACGAGAAGCTCCCTTATGATGGCTTTTCCTAAAAACCCGGCCCCACCGGTAACCAGGACATTATATTTTTTCTGTGAGAACATAATTTATCTTTGACATAAATTTCAGCCTGCAAAGAAACAAAGAATATGAGAAAAGAGATGTATCTCATTCGCGGTAATGCAAAAGAAGATCACCGGCATTTTACTGACCGCATACTAAACATGGCTATTACAACAGCAGAGCTAATCAATCCGGAGGCCCTTAAGGTTACCCTGACACAGGAGCCTCCTCCAAAAATATCTGTCATCCCGTTCAGGAAAAGCAAGATAGCTGTTTTCTCTGTTTATAAAGAAGATCATGTAAAGGTTGATTTTTTAATGAAATCCGAAGGATTTGCCGGGGCCTTCACGGTAGAGGAAGCGCTCCCGGTGTCTTATGAAAAAACATGGGCTGATCGTGAACCGACGCCGGGCATCTGCCTGCTCACCCTTTTCCACCGGAAACCGGGGATCAGTTATGATACTTTCATCCACCGCTGGCACAACGGCCACACCCCCCTGTCACTAAAGCTTCATCCCCTGTGGAATTACAACCGGAATGTCGTTATTCAAAAGATTTCTGAACATCCTGACTGGTACGACGGCATTGTGGAAGAGCAAACCTGTACCAGGTCGGAACTGATGAATCCATTTAAGTTTTTTGGCAATCCCCTGGAGATAGCTGGCAATATGTACGCGGTTTATACTGATACCAAATCGTTTCTGGATTATAAAAGAATTGAAACCTACCTGGCGATGGAATATCACATCGTGAGTTAACAGGATTTCCAACCTGAGATGTCATCTCAAAATCAAATCAAAATAACTAAACCAATGGAATATAAACGTCTCTGGACCCCGGACACTGATCTTGCTAAAAAGTCACAGATGTGCCAATATATGGAGTTTGTGAACGCCTATTCTGACAGGAAGTTTAAAACCTATGACGAGCTCCACCGCTGGAGCGTAGAAAACATTCAGGCATTCTGGGGAACTTTCTGGCATTACAGCGGGATCAAATTTTCCGTTGATTTCGACCAGGTTGTGGATGATCCGAAGAAAATGCCTGGTGCCAGATGGTTTCACGGGGCCCGGCTCAACTTCGCCGAAAACCTGCTGCAACGGCGCGACAATCATCCGGCCATCATTTTTCGTGGTGAAAACGGCTACACACGGATATTCTCCTTCGGTGAATTATACGAAGAGATCCACCGTGTGGCCGAAGGCCTGAAGCGGCTTGGCGTGAGTAAGGGTGATCGGATTGGGGCCTTTATGCCCAATATACCGGAAACCGTTATCGCCATGCTGGCCGCGGCTTCCCTAGGCGCCATCTGGTCGTCGACCTCGCCCGATTTCGGGATCAAAGGGGTGCTCGACCGGTTCAGCCAGATCGAGCCGAAGATAATCTTCGCCGTGGATGGCTATTTCTATAACGGAAAACATTTCGATTCGCAGGAAAAACTCCGTGGAATCCTTGGGGAGCTTCCTACCATTGAACACGTGGTGATGGTTAATTTCACCGGGAAGCCCGATTTGGAAGGTATCCCAAATGCTATATCCTGGGAAGCTTTGGCATTACCGGTTGAAGGAGATATGAACTTCGTTCAGCTCCCCTTCGACCATCCGCTTTACATCATGTACTCTTCCGGCACTACGGGCCTGCCGAAAAGCATTGTCCATTCCGCAGGCGGCACCCTGATCCAGCACCTGAAAGAACTTAAACTGCATTGCGATGTACGCCCGGATGACGTTGTCTTCTATTTCACCACATGTGGCTGGATGATGTGGAACTGGTTCGTGAGCAGCCTCGCTCTTGGCGCCACTATCGTCTGTTTCGACGGAAATCCTTTCTATCCCGGACCGGAAGCGCTTCTCCAACTGGCTGATGAACTGAAATTTACCCTCTTCGGTACCAGTGCCAAATACATTGCCTCTCTCCAGCAAGCCGGCGTCAAGCCAAAAGAAATATCAGGCTTTCCTTACCTTAGAGCCATAACTTCAACAGGATCCCCATTGGCTGATGAAAGCTTTGAATATGTTTACGACAAATGGAAAAAGGATGTTCAGCTATCTTCTATCTCAGGCGGTACTGATATTATCTCCTGTTTTATGCTGGGGAGCCCCATTTTGCCCGTTTATCGCGGAGAGATCCAATGCCGCGGGCTGGGTATGGATGTTGATTGCTTTGATGACAGCGGAAAGCCGGTCATTGATAAACAGGGCGAACTGGTTTGCAAGTCCGCGTTCCCCTCCATGCCCATCTATTTCTGGAATGACCCGGATGGCAGGAAATACCACAGTGCCTATTTTGAGAACTTCCCTGGAATATGGTGCCATGGCGATTATATGGTGCTAAGCCCGCATGGCGGGATCACCATGCTTGGCCGGTCTGATGCCACGCTGAACCCCGGCGGCGTTCGGATCGGAACGGCTGAGATCTACCGGGTGGTGGAAAATATGGAAGAAATCGAAGATTCAGTGGTTATCGGGCAACAATTTGAAGGAGACGAAAGGGTAATCCTGTTTGTAAAGATGAAACCAGGTTTTGAACTGAACGAAGATCTTCTCAAAAAAATCCGGACCAGTATCCGCCAGCAATGCAGCCCCCGGCATGTTCCGGCTGTAATCCTCACCACACCTGACGTGCCGTATACCATCAACGGGAAAAAAGTAGAGGTTGCCGTAAAAAAACTCATCCAAGGGCAGGAAGTCAAAAACCAGGATGCGCTGAGGAACCCGGAGTGTTTGGAATTTTATAAGTTAGTGGTTATTGGTTAGTGGTTATTGGTTAGTGGTGGTCATAAAGTTGTCATTAGGTAGTCAATTACCCAATAACCATTAATCATTCCTCACTAAAAACTAAACTTAACTGACAGAAATACCTGGGAAGGACGTAAAAAATAACTGGATTCCCAAACTATGAAGGCATTTGCCTGGTATGTTGTATAGGTTTTACTGTTGAAGATGTTGTTCCAGCGGAATTCGACATCAATTTTTCGTTTTGTAATTGTGTAACGGTATAGAAAATCAACAAAGAGGTTATTGTCGCCCTGGCATTTGTAATATTCGGATGAAATGCTGATCAGTTGGCTTTTTGTTGGAAAAGCAAAGACATTGAAGTTGTTTCTCAAGATGGAAATGTTGCCCTTCTTTTCATTTTCGATAAAGGTTTGAATATAACTTGCATTTAATCCATATTCTGCATTCAGCCATTTGGTTATGCGAATATTTAGCTCGGGTTTGAAGTTGAACAATATACTTGTGGCAATAAATAATTCTCCATTCATCAATGACTTTCCCCGGCGCTGATTGTAGTTAGCATGAAAGCTGATGGTTGTTTTAGTTACAGCAAAATACTTACTGGTATATGCCTGCAGGTTATGGGAATAGCTTGTATTAGGCAACTCAACCGCTTGTATTATAGTTGTCCCGTCAGACTGAACTTTGTTACCGTATATCAAGTTATTATGACTAAAAACATAGATATAGCTGAAGGAGTTAAAAAAGGAAGTGATAGGGTTGCGGTATGACAGATTCAATGAAAAATTGTTACTGGAAGTTTCTGAAAGGGGCGCTGCATTCTGGCTAAGGTCACGATAGTTTCTCAGGATAAAACCGAAGTTTACCCTGTCAATGTCGCCTAATCGGTTGGCATAGCTCCATGAGCCTCTCACGCGCCAAAAACCGTTAATCCGGTAATCCACCGATAGATGAGGATCGAACAGTAAGCGGCTGAGTTTCTGCTCCCCTTCTGATGTCAAATCATCCATATATATCTGTTGCCAGCTAAGCGGTAGCCTGGCCTTGAGTGTAAGGCCTGACTTTCTGTATTCAACTTCAGTTTGCAAATAGGCGCGGGTATGGCGGCCGTCAAGTTTATTGATAAAGCTGGGTCCGGCTTCACGCTCTTCTTCCTGCTGTGTGATAAAGATATTACTTTCGAGCATCTGCCGGCGGTAAGCTATACCTAGCCGGGGATTGATATTTAGTCTTTTCCAACTCAACACCAGGCTGGCTGAGTGGTCAGCATAAAAGTGTTTCAAATCCATTTGCTGGAGTACCTTTTTGTAAGACTCACCATAGTTCAGGTTCTCCTCGAACTGGCCGGGGCTAACTGCCAGGCTATGCGGACTATGGTCGTAAGTAATAAAGGACCAAAATTCCACCAGATATTTACCCACCGGGTTTACTGTTCTCAATTCGTTTGAAATGGCCTTAAAAGGATCTTTCAGTGATTGGACAATATCTTCACTTCCTGTATTAATCACTCCCGTCTGTTTGTCCCATCGCGATTGTATCTTCAACTCATTATTCAGGTAATTGTTCTTAACATTGCGGGTTAGTGTGAACTCACTATTCAGGTAATTGTCGTGAAGCCGGTTATTGAAATCTTCTGTAAATGTTAGGGTGTCGCTAGGAGTATAGAGAGTGCGTTGCAGGGCAGCCTGTTCCCCTTGAATGTCGTTTATATAATAAAGGTTGGCTCTTAACTGAAAATCCCGGCTGATGCGCTGTAGTCCATTGAAATTAAGTAAGTTTATGTTGTTATCAAGGTAACGGTTCATGGAAATTTCAGGAGGATTTACATCTATTATTTGTAACATTCCAGGGTTTTCAGCAGGGCGGTCTACATTCTTGAGTAAATCTTCCAGGGTCAAAACTTTGAGTTGTTGAGAAACATCATTACCCGTGTTGTTGGTTTGATAAGAAGCTAACACTTGAAAGTTTTTGGTGAAGATCATGGGCGTAATGTTAACATCCCAAAGAAAAGGCTTGACCCCTGTTCCCAGTTTGGCAGTACCTGTGGTGGTGATATCGTGTTTGAGCTTAAGGTTAAGTGAAGGCTGGTAGGATGTGGTTCGTTCTTCCAGAATTCGGATTGGCTGGTGATTTTCGAGTATTTCAACGACGCTGACAGAGCTTTGGGGGAGATTTTTACTTACAACCCCATAACGGCCATCCATCAGGTCGAGCCCTTCCACGTAAAACTTTTGAAGAGGTACTCCCTGGTAAAGAATACGTCCGTTGGGTTCAACTTCTATACCCGGCATACGGCGCAATACATCTTCTATCGCCCTGTCCTCTTTTACCGCGAACGAACTTACCAGATAGCTGATGGTGTCACCCCTTTGTTCGATGGGTGATGCTTTTATCGTGATGCCTTTCAATTGTTTTACATCAGGAAGAAGCTCGAATTGCAAGTTTTGTGAGGTATTGGCAATGCTACGGTATTCTTTGCGGTATTGAATGGAACTCACCTCAATATCAAGGCTGTCTGAAGTGCTGTTTACACTGGTTTGGAAATGCCCCTGATCATCGCTTACCGCGAAAGCCACAAGCACCTTACTGCCAGGATTATACACCAGTATATTGATATTTGACAAGGCTTCACCTTCGGTATTCATCACCCGACCCTGAAGGTTCACCTGCCCCCAAAGGTTTTGCCAGAAAAGCAATGTAATTATAAACGCTGCTAAAAATCGCATATGACTGGTACCCGCTGGCTTTCAATTTATATTTTACTTTCGCTTTAACTCGATGGGATTGTTATCCTCGGCCATCATTCTCACGGCACTTTGTTGTTCTTCGTCACTGAAGCCTCTGTTTTTTGCCCAACTTAAAATGTTATCACGATGAGCATCTTTGGCTTTAAAAAAACCCTGTTTTGTGGTTTCAATGTATTGCCTTTCCGCATATTTAATCATAAGTTCATTTGAAGGTTTTTCGATAGATACCAGTTCAAACACATAATGATTACGGGTATCATAAACCGTTATAATCAAACCAGGCAGGCCATTGAATACATAGGGACCGTCATTTGAAGGAATTTCAGGACTAAACCAGGCAACCCAGCTTCTGCCTCCAAAATCGCAGGTGGCTTTTTGTGCTTTGTATCCATTGATAGTAGTCGTATCATTATCTAATTGCCACTTAAACAAATCAAGGTTTTCTTCATATTTTAGATGATTAGGAGAAACATAATCAGTAAAGGAAATTTTTCCTTTAGGAAAATTCTTATAAATCCTGTACACAAGATGTGGCATGGGGGGCCTTTGATTCAAATACTCCTGAAGTTGAGATTCAGTGGCGATTTTTTTCATGTCATTTTCGAAAACATAAGAATTATTGCTTAAAAATTGACTGATATTTTTTCCTAAAAAAAGCAACATATTATCCTGCCTTATAAAGTTTGGATTTAACGAATCTTCCTGATATTTCAATGAATAAGTAACGACATATTCAGCCGGTTCCAAGTCTTTTACGGGATAGTCGGCCAGCAATTGTGAGAATGAAGGCTCAGACCATATTATTATAATAATGATAAAAAGTATTCGCATGATAAAATATTTTTAAATTAGAATCATAATGATGATTAGTTTGTCAAATTAAATATAATGAAATTGAAATAGAAACTTAGTTCTATACTGATTTCGTCAGATAGAACTAAGTTTCATTACTTTGTCAAATTAAATATTTCATCTTAATTAATTGCTCCACAAAGTACCTCATAACCTTGCACCAAATCTTCCCAATCACAAACTAATAAATAGTGTTGTGACCCATTGCTACATGTTATTATTACGGTAAAGCAATCAGGAACAGGAGCGGGAGCAGCTTCGGATACATTGGATGTTCCAAAGGCGAGTAGCCCCAAAAATGCAAGAATAATTAATAATTTTTTCATTATTTCTTATTTTTTATTGTTGAAAAAATGTAAAATGTGAGAAGTGAATTTTTGCGATCTAACTTACTTCTCAATATGCTCTGTCTAATGGTGTCTAGGCTCGCATTTTCCATGAAAAGCCACCCCGCATCAACCAGCCAAACACGGGGTGACTTTGTTTGTCAAACTTGTTCTTGCCAATAAAAAAAATATATTTATTGCAACAATAGGATAAATACGCGTAATGTTTGTCGTCATTTATCGGGTTGTTTGAGCAGATGAAACCAAGTACGGGAAATGCTTGAACATGAAAGATATTGGCAAATAAAAAAAGAAAGAAGTTTATGCCATAGTTTAAAAAAGCCTCCGGTATTCCGATTGATAATAGAATCGGCGTACAAAAGCAGGACTGGGGGGGGGGGGGGCTAAATGCCTTTATACCAAAACAGTTTGGCAGCCTTCTAAAAATATTGCTTTGTATTTTTGGATGAAATGACATTTCTCATTTCCGATTAAATTGCACCTAAATTAGCAATAATTATAATACAAATGGAAAAATATGGTGAATATTTTATATTTTAATTTGTTTTATTGCAACAATTGGCGGTTAAAAAAATCAATAATTAAATTATCTTATGAAAACATTGTCTCATTGCAGTAATGTCTTCGCAATGAATTTCAGTTAGCTTTGTAAAGTATTGGCAATGTTTCGGTATTCATTACCCGACCCTGAAGGTTCACTTGCCCCCAAAGGTTTTGCCAGAAAAGCAATGTAAAAATAAACACTGTTAAAAATCGCATATGACCGACACCCACTGGCTTTCAATTTATATATTACTTTCGCTTTAATTCGATGGGGTTGTTGCGTTCTTCCATATTTCTTGCAGCATTTTGTTGTGCCACGCTGCCAAGGCCTGCTTCTTTAGCGCTGCTGATAATATCGTCACGAAAAGCATCTTCCGCATGGAAAAATCCCTCTTTGGTGGTTTCAATATAATCCTTCTCTATCATATTAATCATCACTACATATCCGGGCTTTTCGGGTCTGATAACAATCCTTGAAACTCGGCAAGAGAAGTTATCCGTCTCGTTATAGTATCGAAAACAAATAAATCATTGCTTATAAACTTGCTGATGTTTTTCCCAAAAAGAGCAACATATTATCCTGTCTGATAAAGTCCGGATTTAAGGAATCCTGCTGATATTTCAACAAATAGGTAAAGATTAACTCAGTAGGTTCCAATTCTGTTATCGGATAATCAAATCGCAATTGAGCAGATGCCGGCAGGGAAAATAACAACATTAATAAAAATTGTCAATTATCCTCTGTCTATCCTCATTTTCCTTATCACGCTTATGAGATAGTTCAATGAAAGTAATTTTTTGTTCCTCTTTAAAATAGGCATAAATCAACCGTAATCCTGAATTTACTCCACTGCCTTTCAGCGCTTTACAGGCAATCTTTTTCACTTTGATGATGCATGTTTTCAGACCCAGTCCATCAATACGAAAACTGAAAGGTGGTCTTTCATCGGGCATTACTTCCAGAACTCTCCTGACAATCTCCAGGTCATCATTCAGTGTCCTGTATTTCTTTAACAGGGTTTTCAAATCCTTTCTGAATTCGGTTAATTCATCAAAAGTCATTGTTCTTCAATTTCGTCCTCATAGTCTCTCACAGAATGGGGAGATTCTCTGTAAAAAACCAATTCGTAATTAATTTCTTCTCCCTCTTTTGAAACCAACCAGGGCATATCTTTATGAGAATAATTGCTGATCCTGGCAGCCGACCAATCACTCATTTGCTCAATAACCCTGTCGATAACTTCTTTTTCACTGGCTTTTAACTGGGTCAGATCCGCTTTCACCAAAGGCAGGTAGCGGGCTTGCGGATAGTCATGATATTCTGTTTTCACTCTTTGTAATTGACTTTGGTCAATCATTTGGTTAATGATTGCGTCTAACTTTTGCGGAACCGGTCCGTAAGGTAACTTCCGATAACTGGCGCCTGTCAATTGCTCTTCATACAATTCGTAGTAGTTGAAATCGGAGAAATACAACAACTTGTAAAGGACAGTTTCACCGACATTCGGTTTACCTGCACACCGTTCAAGAATGTATAAAAGCACATTCTTAAACTTATTGACTTGCAAATTGGGAACAGAAATACGCTCTTGCTGTATTTTGGTTTTCATTTCTGCATTAATTTCAATTTCCTGGCTGACCTTGTAATCGCTTGACATAAAATCATCTAAGGAAAAACCCAAGACCATTGACAAACTTTGTAATTCAAGAATATCAACACTTCTATTCCCTAACTCTATCTGAGCCAAAGACGGTCGGGAAATCTTGATGCTCTTTGCCAAATCTTCCTGAGACAGCCCTTTCCGTTTGCGAAGTTCGGCTATCCTTTGGCCTATTTGTTTTTGCGACAGTTTTATGCTCATATTAATTGGCGTTTTGCTTTACAACGGGACAAAGATAAGAAATGTTTCAATACAAAACAATAGTTTGTTTAAATATAAAACATTTATTTTTCAACTGTCAACTGCCAACTGTAAACTGCCAACTCATTTTACTTTTCCCTATCTTTATCGTAATATAATCAGAAGCCAAAATTATTCTATGCTGACTGACCTGCAGGAAATCATTGAAAGCGTTAAAAAAGGCGATCAGGCCGCGTTCCGCAGAATAGTGGAGGAATACCGGCAGCAGGCTTTCAGCCTGGCGTTCCGGATAATGTGCGACGAAGAAGAGGCACGGGATGTCGTCCAGGAAAGTTTTATCAAGGTCTGGCAAAAGATAGAAACATACGACATGACGCAGAAATTTTCAACCTGGCTTTACAAGATAGTCGCCAACAGTGCGATAGACCGGTTAAGGCAGATCAAAAGGCACAACCTGGTCAACCTTGAAAAAGTCATCAGCCAATTAGATCACATCAATCGTGAGATCACGCAGATGGAGGTCGATAATAAAGAAACCACCGAGCTCATCAGGTGGTTGGCAGAAGGACTTCCTGAAAAACAACAGATTGTATTTGTCTTGAGGGACCTCCAGGGCATAGAATCTTCGGAAGTCCGGCAAATCCTCAACCTGTCAGAAAACTCGGTGAAAAGTAATTTATATCATGCCCGGAAAGCAATAAGGGAAAAACTGCTCAAAGTAATAAAATAAGAGATCACCATGGAATGCATCAATGTCAGAAAGGAAATTGAACGGTTGGTTTATCTGGATAATCAGAACCTGGGTGATGAAATATACCGTCACATCGAATCCTGCAGGGCTTGTGCCCAATACCTGGAAGAGACCAGGCTGGTCGCCGGTAAGATTGCTGGAATACGCCACAGGGAGCCCATTTTAAAAAATCCTGAGGGGTTTACTGAAGATATCATGAAAGCTATCCAAATAGATTCAAAAGAGAATCATTTCCAAATAACTGAAAAATCCGGAAAATTCCCGGTTATCACATTCCTGCAGCGATTATTGGCTGCAGCTTCGGTTTGCCTATTCCTGGTCTTTGGTTATGAGGAGTATGTTGTGGTGGATAAAATCTCCCGACT
This region includes:
- a CDS encoding acetoacetate--CoA ligase, which codes for MEYKRLWTPDTDLAKKSQMCQYMEFVNAYSDRKFKTYDELHRWSVENIQAFWGTFWHYSGIKFSVDFDQVVDDPKKMPGARWFHGARLNFAENLLQRRDNHPAIIFRGENGYTRIFSFGELYEEIHRVAEGLKRLGVSKGDRIGAFMPNIPETVIAMLAAASLGAIWSSTSPDFGIKGVLDRFSQIEPKIIFAVDGYFYNGKHFDSQEKLRGILGELPTIEHVVMVNFTGKPDLEGIPNAISWEALALPVEGDMNFVQLPFDHPLYIMYSSGTTGLPKSIVHSAGGTLIQHLKELKLHCDVRPDDVVFYFTTCGWMMWNWFVSSLALGATIVCFDGNPFYPGPEALLQLADELKFTLFGTSAKYIASLQQAGVKPKEISGFPYLRAITSTGSPLADESFEYVYDKWKKDVQLSSISGGTDIISCFMLGSPILPVYRGEIQCRGLGMDVDCFDDSGKPVIDKQGELVCKSAFPSMPIYFWNDPDGRKYHSAYFENFPGIWCHGDYMVLSPHGGITMLGRSDATLNPGGVRIGTAEIYRVVENMEEIEDSVVIGQQFEGDERVILFVKMKPGFELNEDLLKKIRTSIRQQCSPRHVPAVILTTPDVPYTINGKKVEVAVKKLIQGQEVKNQDALRNPECLEFYKLVVIG
- a CDS encoding sigma-70 family RNA polymerase sigma factor, which encodes MLTDLQEIIESVKKGDQAAFRRIVEEYRQQAFSLAFRIMCDEEEARDVVQESFIKVWQKIETYDMTQKFSTWLYKIVANSAIDRLRQIKRHNLVNLEKVISQLDHINREITQMEVDNKETTELIRWLAEGLPEKQQIVFVLRDLQGIESSEVRQILNLSENSVKSNLYHARKAIREKLLKVIK
- a CDS encoding DUF4065 domain-containing protein, with translation MSIKLSQKQIGQRIAELRKRKGLSQEDLAKSIKISRPSLAQIELGNRSVDILELQSLSMVLGFSLDDFMSSDYKVSQEIEINAEMKTKIQQERISVPNLQVNKFKNVLLYILERCAGKPNVGETVLYKLLYFSDFNYYELYEEQLTGASYRKLPYGPVPQKLDAIINQMIDQSQLQRVKTEYHDYPQARYLPLVKADLTQLKASEKEVIDRVIEQMSDWSAARISNYSHKDMPWLVSKEGEEINYELVFYRESPHSVRDYEDEIEEQ
- a CDS encoding EthD domain-containing protein, with the protein product MRKEMYLIRGNAKEDHRHFTDRILNMAITTAELINPEALKVTLTQEPPPKISVIPFRKSKIAVFSVYKEDHVKVDFLMKSEGFAGAFTVEEALPVSYEKTWADREPTPGICLLTLFHRKPGISYDTFIHRWHNGHTPLSLKLHPLWNYNRNVVIQKISEHPDWYDGIVEEQTCTRSELMNPFKFFGNPLEIAGNMYAVYTDTKSFLDYKRIETYLAMEYHIVS
- a CDS encoding ATP-binding protein; this translates as MIFPFRSYKPRPLYIERIKPFIGLDIIKVITGQRRVGKSYLLYQLMDMINITYPGSTIVYLNKELDEFSGITNDKELLEFVYQNKGKTGKTSLFIDEIQDITDFEKALRSLQADGSYDIYCTGSNASMLSGELATYLSGRYVEFKVFSLSYPEFLSFHQKEDSIETFTEYLQKGGLPYLIHLPDEQHIVNEYLRNIYSTILFKDVVTRYGVRNVPFLENLVRFLCDNTGSLVSAKKISDFLKSQRINISTQVVLNYLGYLESAFFLFKANRSDITGKKIFEVGEKYYFEDLGLRNSIIGYKVADIGKILENIVYIHLKIAGFTIYVGKSGDKEVDFICEKNGERIYVQVCYLLSSQETIQREYGSLMEIPDNYPKYLVTMDDVGKTTSYKGIEHFHAKDFCLNLMAK
- a CDS encoding GLPGLI family protein codes for the protein MRILFIIIIIIWSEPSFSQLLADYPVKDLEPAEYVVTYSLKYQEDSLNPNFIRQDNMLLFLGKNISQFLSNNSYVFENDMKKIATESQLQEYLNQRPPMPHLVYRIYKNFPKGKISFTDYVSPNHLKYEENLDLFKWQLDNDTTTINGYKAQKATCDFGGRSWVAWFSPEIPSNDGPYVFNGLPGLIITVYDTRNHYVFELVSIEKPSNELMIKYAERQYIETTKQGFFKAKDAHRDNILSWAKNRGFSDEEQQSAVRMMAEDNNPIELKRK
- a CDS encoding outer membrane beta-barrel family protein → MNLQGRVMNTEGEALSNINILVYNPGSKVLVAFAVSDDQGHFQTSVNSTSDSLDIEVSSIQYRKEYRSIANTSQNLQFELLPDVKQLKGITIKASPIEQRGDTISYLVSSFAVKEDRAIEDVLRRMPGIEVEPNGRILYQGVPLQKFYVEGLDLMDGRYGVVSKNLPQSSVSVVEILENHQPIRILEERTTSYQPSLNLKLKHDITTTGTAKLGTGVKPFLWDVNITPMIFTKNFQVLASYQTNNTGNDVSQQLKVLTLEDLLKNVDRPAENPGMLQIIDVNPPEISMNRYLDNNINLLNFNGLQRISRDFQLRANLYYINDIQGEQAALQRTLYTPSDTLTFTEDFNNRLHDNYLNSEFTLTRNVKNNYLNNELKIQSRWDKQTGVINTGSEDIVQSLKDPFKAISNELRTVNPVGKYLVEFWSFITYDHSPHSLAVSPGQFEENLNYGESYKKVLQQMDLKHFYADHSASLVLSWKRLNINPRLGIAYRRQMLESNIFITQQEEEREAGPSFINKLDGRHTRAYLQTEVEYRKSGLTLKARLPLSWQQIYMDDLTSEGEQKLSRLLFDPHLSVDYRINGFWRVRGSWSYANRLGDIDRVNFGFILRNYRDLSQNAAPLSETSSNNFSLNLSYRNPITSFFNSFSYIYVFSHNNLIYGNKVQSDGTTIIQAVELPNTSYSHNLQAYTSKYFAVTKTTISFHANYNQRRGKSLMNGELFIATSILFNFKPELNIRITKWLNAEYGLNASYIQTFIENEKKGNISILRNNFNVFAFPTKSQLISISSEYYKCQGDNNLFVDFLYRYTITKRKIDVEFRWNNIFNSKTYTTYQANAFIVWESSYFLRPSQVFLSVKFSF